A segment of the Catenulispora sp. EB89 genome:
CTGTTCTTCGAGGACCAGGAGGTCTTCCACGGCGCGAACTTCCACGGCCAGCCGGTGGCCTTCGTCATGGACTTCACCACCATCGCCCTGACCCAGCTCGGGGTGCTGGCCGAGCGGCAGCTCAACCGGGTGCTGAACCGGCACCTGAGCTACGGCCTGCCGGAGTTCCTGGTGGCCGGCGACCCCGGGCTGAGCAGCGGCTACGCCGGCGCGCAGTACCCGGCCACGGCGCTGGTCGCCGAGAACCGGACGATCGGCCCGGCCAGCACCCAGAGCGTGCCGTCCAACGGCGACAACCAGGACATCGTCAGCATGGGCCTGATCGCGGCCCGCAACGCCCGCCGGGTGCTGGCCAACAACCAGTACATCCTGGCCGTGGAGTTCCTGGCCGGGGCCTCGGCGGTGGACGTCTCCGGGCGCTACGACGGCCTGGGCCCGGCCGGCCGCGCCGCCTACGACGCGGTGCGCTCGCTGGTGCCGCCGCTGAACCAGGACCGGTACATGGCCGACGACATCGAGACCGTCGCCGCGGCCCTGACCCGCGGGGAGTTCATCGCCGCCGTCGAGAACTGCGGCGTGGAACTGCGCTGACACCGGTGTCCGGGCGGGCCGCCGCGCGGTCCGCCCGGACCGACAGGAGGGCAGGACAGCTATGGCCACTCGGCCGATGACCGGCGAGGAGTACGTGGACAGCCTTCGCGACGGTCGCGAGGTCTACGTCTACGGCGAGCGCGTCAAGGACGTCACGACGCACCCGGCGTTCCACAACCCGGTGCGCATGACCGCCCGGCTCTACGACGCGCTGCACGACGAGCGCTACCGCGACGTCCTGACCTGCCCGGTCGACGGCGGCGGCGAGGGCTACACCCACCGCTTCTTCACCACGCCGCGCAGCGCCGAGGACCTGGTCGCCGCGCAGGGCGCGATCGCGCAGTGGGCCCGCCTGAGCTACGGCTGGATGGGCCGCAGCCCCGACTACAAGGCCTCCTTCCTGGGCACGCTCGGCGCGAACGCCGAGTTCTACGGGCCCTACGCCGACAACGCGCGGCGCTGGTACCGGGAGTCGCAGGAGAAGGTCCTGTTCTGGAACCACGCGATCGTGCACCCGCCGGTGGACCGGAACCTGCCGCCGGACGAGGTCGCCGACGTGTTCGTGCACGCCGAGGCCGAGACCGACAACGGGCTGGTGGTCAGCGGCGCCAAGGTGGTGGCCACCGGCTCGGCGCTGACGCACTACAACTTCATCGCGCACTACGGCCTGCCGATCCGCAAGCGGGAGTACGCGCTGGTGGCGACGGTGCCGATGGACGCGCCCGGGGTGAAGCTGATCTGCCGGCCCTCCTATAGCGCGACCGCGGCTGTGGCCGGGAGCCCGTTCGACTATCCGTTGTCCTCGCGGCTGGACGAGAACGACACCATCCTCGTCATGGACAAGGTGCTGATTCCCTGGGAGAACGTCTTCATCTACGGGGACCTGGGCAAGGTGCAGATGTTCACGGCCCGGTCCGGGTTCCCGGAGCGGTTCACGTTCCACGGCTGCATCCGGCTCGCGGTGAAGCTGGAGTTCCTGGCCGGGCTGCTGTCCAAGGCGCTGGAGGTGACCGGGACCCGGGACTTCCGGGGCGTGCAGAGCCGGATGGGGGAGGTGCTGGCCTGGCGGAACCTGTTCTGGGGGCTGGCCGACGCGGCCGCGCGGAATCCGGTGCCGTGGAAGGACGGGGCGGTGCTGCCGAACCCGGACTACGGGATGGCGTACCGGTGGTTCATGCAGATCGGGTATCCGCGGATCCGGGAGATCATTCTGCAGGACGTCGCCAGTGGGCTGATATACGTGCCCTCCAGCGCGGAGGACTTCCGGAATCCGCAGACGCGGCCCTATCTGGACAAGTACGTGCGCGGCTCGGGCGGGGTCACGGCGGTGGAGCGGGTGAAGCTCATGAAGCTGCTGTGGGACGCCGTCGGGACCGAGTTCGGCGGGCGGCACGAGTTGTACGAGCGCAACTATTCGGGGAACCACGAGAACACCCGGGTCGAGTTGTATACCGCGCAGCTGGCTTCCGGGCAGCTGCGGGGGTACGAGAAGTTCGTCGAGGAGTGCCTGGGCGAGTACGACCTGGACGGGTGGACGGTGCCGGATCTGGAGTCGTTCCCTGATCTCAGGGGGCTGACGAACCGGCCTTGACGGCGGTCGGTGGCGGGGCGGGGCGGGGCTGTCCCGGGCTGGCGCTGCCGCTGCCGCTGCCTCGGCTGGGGTCGTTCGGGCCGGCGTCATCCGGGCTGGCGTCGTCCCGGCCGGCGTCGTCCCGGGCCGGCGTCGCCCCGGGCCAGCACGGCCGAAGATGCCCCGGCCGGCGGCCGGTGGCGAGAGTTGACACGTATCCACGTTTCGCGAATCTCAAGGAGCTTTCATGTCCGACACGAACGCGCCGTCGCGCCAGGAACTGCTCGGCCGCGCGACCGACCTGGTCCCCCTGTTGCAGAAGAACGCGCCGTGGATCGAGGAGAACCGGCGCCTGCCCGACGACGTGGTGGGCGCGCTCACCGACGCCGGGCTGCTGAAGATGCGGGTGCCCAAGCACTACGGCGGCTACGAGTCGCCGATGCGCACCGTCGCCGACGTGGTGTCCGAGCTGGCCCGCGGCGACGGCTCGACCGGCTGGACCGCCGCGGTGTGGGCGATCAGCTCCTGGATGGCCGGGATGTTCCCCGACGCGGTCCAGGACGAGGTCTTCGGCGAGGCCGACGTGCGCATCAGCGGCATCCTGAGCCCGACCGCGGTCGGCGTGCCCACCGAGGGCGGCATCGTGCTGAACGGCAAGTGGGCCTTCAACACCGGCAGCCGCCAGAGCGCGTGGAACACCAACGCAGCGGTGCGCGCGCACCCCGACGGCTCCTTCGAGCCGATCATGGTGCTGATCCCCCTGTCGGACCTGGCGGTCGTCGACGACTGGCACACCGCCGGCATGCGCGGCTCCGGCAGCGTGAGCACGGTGGCCCAGGACCTGTTCGTCCCGGACGCCCGCATCCTGTCGATGCCCCCGGTCCTGGCCGGCGTCCACCAGCTCGGCCGCAACGCCGCAAGCCCGGTCTACCAGGCCCCCTTCATGCCCACGGCGTGCACCACAGTGGCCTCGGTGGCACTGGGCCTGGCGCGAGCAAGCCGCGACGCCTTCTTCGAGCGCCTGCCCGGCCGCAAGATCTCCTACACGGCCTACGAGAACCAGGCCGAAGCCCCGATCACCCACCTCACCACCGCCGACGCCATCACCCGCATCGACGAGGCGGAGTTCCACGTCATGCGCGCCGCCGGCATGCTGGACGACAAAGCCGCCGCCGGCGAGCAGTGGACCCTGGAGCAGCGCGCGAAGGCACGCCTGGACCTGGGCGCGGCGACGCAGCGCTCGAAGGAGGCGGTGGACCTCCTGAACTCGGCCAGCGGCGGGTCTTCGGTGTACTCCACGGTGCCGATCCAGCGGATCCAGCGCGACGTCCAGACGCTGACGCTGCACGCGATCATGCACCCGGCGACGAACTTGGAGCTGTACGGGCGGGTGGTGTGCGGGCTGGAGCCGAATACGCATTACATCTGAGCTTGTGAGGGGGAGGGGCTGAGGGTTGGGGGTGGGCTGGGGGAGTGTGCTGGAGGTGGGGAGTGCCACCGCGCCGGGTTCGGGGCGGTGGCACTTTTGGTGGGGTGGGGTGGGGGTGCTGATGCTGGTAGCGCCGGCGCCGGGTAGGGGTTCGGTTAGCTGGCGAGGTGCGGTTGGGCTGTGGTTTACAGGCAATTTTTACGGCTTCGCCTAAGGTTTGGTGACCTCGCTGGGAGACGCAGTTCGGTTGAGCACAGCATGGCGCGCTGGCGGCCGCCGGTTTTCGCGTCCATGACCGCGCACCGGTCCGAGTCACTGCGCACACGTCATGCGGGCGGCTGGCGGCCGCGTTTGGTGGGTGCCTAAGATCAAAAGCAGGGCCTCCGGCGGGCCTCTACAGCGAGGGGGCGACCCGTGCGACCTGCTGTTTGGCGGCGGTCCGCGACGGGTCGGCTTTCTTTACGCTGTTGCCTGCGCCGCGCTTAGCGGTGGCGGTGTTGCTTGTGGTCGCCGGGTTCTGGGTCCCTCGCCGCGTCGTCGCCGTAAACGGAACCAGTCCGGTCCGGTGGTGTCCAGCCGCATCACAACTGCTGTGGCCGGGCTCCGTCCGGCTGGACACCACCGGCCCGGCCAGGTTGGCAAAGCCCGCCGACGCGGCGAGGGACCCAGAACCAACACCCCGCATGGTCCTTCGGACCCCCTCACCACGTGGCCGGCCGCGCGCGGCCCGTCACCAACCGCAGCTACTCCCGCGCCGGCGGCGCGCCTGCCAGTTCGTCGAAGTGCTCTACCACGCCACGCTTCGCCGGCCCTGAATCGCGCCGTCGCCTCAAGCCGTCGCCTCAAGCCGTAGTCCAAACCCCCGCCAGCCCCGGCTGGAAAACCAGCCCCAGTGGAGGCACCGGGTGCGTTCCGCGCCGGTCGAACTCCGGCAGCGCCAGCAGGATCGGCAGGTCCATGACCTCCGCGGGGCGTAGCTCCAGGTCCACGTCGACGCAGCCGCCGCCGCGCTGTACCACTGCGCGGGCTGTGCCTACGGCCAGCTGTTGCGGCTGGGGGTCGGGGTGGTGCGGGGTGAGTGGTACCGCGGTGGCTCGGATGTGCCAGTGGCCGGCTGGGAGGGCGGTGAGGCGGTAGGGGCCGGGGGCGTCCAGGACGTCGCGGGCTA
Coding sequences within it:
- a CDS encoding 4-hydroxyphenylacetate 3-hydroxylase family protein, whose protein sequence is MATRPMTGEEYVDSLRDGREVYVYGERVKDVTTHPAFHNPVRMTARLYDALHDERYRDVLTCPVDGGGEGYTHRFFTTPRSAEDLVAAQGAIAQWARLSYGWMGRSPDYKASFLGTLGANAEFYGPYADNARRWYRESQEKVLFWNHAIVHPPVDRNLPPDEVADVFVHAEAETDNGLVVSGAKVVATGSALTHYNFIAHYGLPIRKREYALVATVPMDAPGVKLICRPSYSATAAVAGSPFDYPLSSRLDENDTILVMDKVLIPWENVFIYGDLGKVQMFTARSGFPERFTFHGCIRLAVKLEFLAGLLSKALEVTGTRDFRGVQSRMGEVLAWRNLFWGLADAAARNPVPWKDGAVLPNPDYGMAYRWFMQIGYPRIREIILQDVASGLIYVPSSAEDFRNPQTRPYLDKYVRGSGGVTAVERVKLMKLLWDAVGTEFGGRHELYERNYSGNHENTRVELYTAQLASGQLRGYEKFVEECLGEYDLDGWTVPDLESFPDLRGLTNRP
- a CDS encoding acyl-CoA dehydrogenase family protein codes for the protein MSDTNAPSRQELLGRATDLVPLLQKNAPWIEENRRLPDDVVGALTDAGLLKMRVPKHYGGYESPMRTVADVVSELARGDGSTGWTAAVWAISSWMAGMFPDAVQDEVFGEADVRISGILSPTAVGVPTEGGIVLNGKWAFNTGSRQSAWNTNAAVRAHPDGSFEPIMVLIPLSDLAVVDDWHTAGMRGSGSVSTVAQDLFVPDARILSMPPVLAGVHQLGRNAASPVYQAPFMPTACTTVASVALGLARASRDAFFERLPGRKISYTAYENQAEAPITHLTTADAITRIDEAEFHVMRAAGMLDDKAAAGEQWTLEQRAKARLDLGAATQRSKEAVDLLNSASGGSSVYSTVPIQRIQRDVQTLTLHAIMHPATNLELYGRVVCGLEPNTHYI